In Herbaspirillum sp. WKF16, one genomic interval encodes:
- the zapD gene encoding cell division protein ZapD — MIVYEYPFNERIRTLLRLEDLYEKFVFFLHQESPQQHHIALATIFEMLEVAGRADLKSDLLQELERQKQILLAYQSNPNVEPEMLNAILSEVDKASSALAAAQGKTGQNIRDNEWLMSIRGRTIIPGGACEFDLPAYYAWQQHPFERRFNDISNWFAPLIPLFDAISIVMRLLRESGHAVKINAEGGSYQQMLQGKVYQMLRLSLDMELGAIPEISANKYMLWVRFTRQDGDEKPRSFEGEVPFELALCGF; from the coding sequence TTGATCGTCTACGAATACCCTTTCAACGAGCGTATTCGCACGCTGTTGCGACTGGAAGACCTGTACGAGAAGTTTGTCTTCTTCCTGCACCAGGAAAGCCCGCAACAGCATCACATCGCCCTTGCCACCATTTTTGAAATGCTGGAGGTAGCCGGACGCGCCGACCTCAAGTCGGACCTGCTGCAAGAGCTGGAACGCCAGAAGCAGATCCTGTTGGCCTACCAGAGCAATCCCAATGTCGAGCCCGAGATGCTCAACGCCATCCTCTCCGAAGTCGACAAGGCCAGCAGCGCGCTGGCGGCGGCCCAGGGCAAGACCGGCCAGAACATCCGGGACAATGAATGGCTGATGAGCATCCGCGGCCGCACCATCATCCCCGGCGGCGCCTGCGAGTTCGACCTGCCGGCCTACTATGCCTGGCAACAGCATCCCTTCGAGCGCCGCTTCAACGACATCTCCAACTGGTTCGCGCCGCTGATCCCGCTGTTCGACGCCATCTCCATCGTGATGCGCCTGCTGCGCGAGTCCGGCCACGCAGTCAAGATCAATGCCGAAGGCGGCAGCTACCAGCAGATGCTGCAAGGCAAGGTCTACCAGATGCTGCGCCTGTCGCTGGACATGGAACTGGGCGCCATCCCCGAGATCTCGGCCAACAAGTACATGCTGTGGGTGCGTTTCACCCGCCAGGACGGCGACGAGAAGCCGCGCTCCTTCGAAGGCGAAGTGCCGTTCGAACTGGCGCTGTGCGGGTTCTGA
- the ispB gene encoding octaprenyl diphosphate synthase yields MEAVNGVIRRQLYSEVPLVNQVAEYIISAGGKRLRPVLVVLIANAFGYKGEHHHSLAAVIEFIHTATLLHDDVVDESSLRRGKQTANAMFGNAASVLVGDFLYSRAFQMMVGVGNPRVMEIVADATNVIAEGEVLQLLNMHNPDVDEDGYLQVIRSKTAKLFEAASQIGALIAGADEAGIEAAGEYGRSIGTAFQLIDDVLDYSGNSTEIGKNVGDDLREGKPTLPLIWLMQHGTAQQRELVRTCIENGDEQHFDEVLAAITHSGALAYTREQAEIAARRAADAIVSLPDSQFKKSLLELSAFAVDRNH; encoded by the coding sequence ATGGAGGCCGTCAACGGCGTCATCCGCCGGCAGCTGTATTCGGAGGTGCCACTGGTCAACCAGGTCGCCGAGTACATCATCAGCGCCGGCGGCAAGCGCCTGCGCCCGGTGCTGGTGGTGCTGATCGCCAATGCCTTCGGCTACAAGGGCGAGCACCATCATTCGCTGGCGGCGGTGATCGAATTCATCCATACCGCCACCCTGCTGCACGATGACGTGGTCGACGAATCGTCCCTGCGCCGCGGCAAGCAGACCGCCAACGCCATGTTCGGCAACGCCGCTTCGGTGCTGGTGGGCGACTTCCTGTACTCGCGCGCCTTCCAGATGATGGTCGGCGTGGGCAATCCGCGCGTGATGGAAATCGTGGCCGACGCCACCAACGTCATCGCCGAGGGCGAAGTGCTGCAGTTGCTGAACATGCACAACCCCGACGTCGACGAGGACGGCTACCTGCAGGTGATCCGCTCCAAGACCGCCAAGCTGTTCGAGGCCGCCAGCCAGATCGGCGCCCTCATCGCCGGCGCCGACGAGGCCGGCATCGAGGCCGCCGGCGAATACGGCCGCTCCATCGGCACCGCCTTCCAGCTGATCGACGACGTGCTGGACTATTCCGGCAACAGCACCGAGATCGGCAAGAACGTCGGCGACGACCTGCGCGAGGGCAAGCCCACCCTGCCGCTGATCTGGCTGATGCAGCACGGCACCGCGCAGCAGCGCGAACTGGTGCGCACCTGTATCGAGAACGGCGACGAACAGCATTTCGACGAGGTGCTGGCGGCCATCACCCACTCCGGCGCCCTGGCCTATACCCGCGAGCAGGCCGAAATCGCGGCGCGACGCGCGGCCGACGCAATTGTTTCGCTGCCGGATAGCCAATTCAAAAAATCCCTGTTAGAATTATCGGCTTTCGCGGTAGACCGGAATCATTGA
- the rpmA gene encoding 50S ribosomal protein L27 yields MAHKKGGGTTRNGRDSESKRLGVKVYGGQVINAGGIIIRQRGTRVHAGENVGVGKDHTLFALKDGKVKFVVKGLQQRQYATVVTA; encoded by the coding sequence ATGGCACACAAAAAAGGCGGCGGCACTACGCGCAACGGCCGTGATTCAGAATCGAAGCGCCTCGGCGTCAAGGTTTATGGCGGCCAGGTGATCAACGCGGGCGGCATCATCATCCGTCAACGCGGCACCCGTGTCCACGCTGGCGAAAACGTCGGCGTCGGCAAGGACCACACCCTGTTCGCCCTGAAGGACGGCAAGGTCAAGTTCGTTGTCAAGGGCCTGCAACAGCGCCAATACGCTACCGTCGTGACGGCCTAA
- a CDS encoding ATPase, T2SS/T4P/T4SS family, whose translation MLADAIGMGASDLHFEPFEHYCRVRLRVDGVLHETAQPPLTLKDKLCTRLKILSRLDIAEKRLPQDGKMRLALEGREVDFRVSTLPTQFGEKIVLRILDGSQANLDIAALGYEPEQRQTLLRAIRKPQGMVLMTGPTGSGKTVSLYTCLQLLNRPGVNIASAEDPVEISLPGINQVSINERTGLSFAVALRAFLRQDPDVLMVGEIRDLETADIAVKAAQTGHLVFSTLHTNDAPATLTRLLNMGVPAFNIASSISLIVAQRLVRRLCACREEVRASPDTLRRAGFAAEDVGPAPSLFKPAGCPRCNRSGYRGRVGIYQVMPVGPAMERLILAHGNAPDIARLARAEGVLDLRRAGLLKALRGETSLREVIACT comes from the coding sequence ATGCTGGCCGACGCCATCGGCATGGGCGCCTCCGACCTGCACTTCGAACCCTTCGAGCACTACTGCCGCGTGCGCCTGCGGGTGGACGGCGTGCTGCACGAGACGGCGCAGCCGCCGCTCACCCTCAAGGACAAGCTCTGCACCCGGCTCAAGATCCTCTCGCGCCTGGACATCGCCGAGAAGCGCCTGCCCCAGGACGGCAAGATGCGGCTGGCGCTGGAGGGCCGCGAGGTCGACTTCCGCGTCTCGACGCTGCCCACCCAGTTCGGCGAGAAGATCGTCCTGCGCATCCTCGACGGCAGCCAGGCCAACCTCGACATCGCCGCGCTGGGCTACGAACCGGAGCAGCGCCAGACCCTGCTGCGCGCCATCCGCAAACCGCAGGGCATGGTGCTGATGACCGGCCCTACCGGCTCGGGCAAGACCGTCTCGCTGTACACTTGCCTGCAACTGCTCAATCGCCCGGGCGTCAACATCGCCAGCGCCGAGGATCCGGTCGAGATCAGCCTGCCCGGCATCAACCAGGTCAGCATCAACGAACGCACCGGCCTGTCCTTCGCGGTGGCGCTGCGCGCCTTCCTGCGCCAGGATCCGGACGTGCTGATGGTGGGCGAGATCCGCGACCTGGAAACCGCCGACATCGCCGTCAAGGCGGCGCAGACGGGCCACCTGGTGTTTTCCACGCTGCACACCAACGACGCGCCGGCCACGCTCACGCGCTTGCTCAACATGGGCGTGCCGGCCTTCAACATCGCCTCCTCGATCAGCCTGATCGTGGCGCAGCGCCTGGTGCGCCGGCTGTGCGCCTGCCGCGAGGAGGTGCGCGCCTCGCCCGATACGCTCAGGCGCGCCGGTTTCGCCGCCGAGGATGTCGGCCCGGCGCCCAGCCTGTTCAAACCCGCCGGCTGCCCGCGCTGCAACCGCAGCGGCTATCGCGGCCGCGTCGGCATCTACCAGGTCATGCCGGTCGGCCCGGCGATGGAGCGCCTGATCCTCGCGCACGGCAATGCGCCCGACATCGCGCGCCTGGCGCGCGCCGAGGGCGTGCTCGACCTGCGCCGCGCCGGCCTGCTCAAGGCGCTGCGCGGCGAAACCAGCCTGCGGGAAGTCATTGCCTGCACCTGA
- a CDS encoding prepilin peptidase encodes MHFLAAWAEPNNCAIALAAALLGLLVGSFLNVVIHRLPQMMLRDTANFIAHERGEAQPYTGRYDLLLPRSACPHCQTPLPPHHNVPVLSWLLLRGRCGECRAPIGLRYPAVELLTAGLFALAAWRFGAGLTGLAVMACGAFLVALAFIDAGTMLLPDDLTLPLLWLGLLVNLNHRIAPLHDAVLGAAAGYAALWLIFWIFKLATGKEGLGYGDFKLMAALGAWLGWQALPLVLLSACAMGAAAGIALVLAGRHQRGQALPFGPYLAIAGMLALLYGSDWLTFGIYDY; translated from the coding sequence ATGCATTTCCTCGCGGCCTGGGCCGAACCGAACAATTGCGCCATCGCGCTGGCAGCGGCCTTGCTGGGCCTGCTGGTGGGCAGCTTCCTGAACGTGGTGATCCATCGCCTGCCGCAGATGATGCTGCGCGACACCGCCAACTTCATCGCCCATGAGCGCGGCGAGGCGCAACCGTACACCGGACGCTACGACCTGCTGCTGCCGCGCTCGGCCTGCCCCCACTGCCAAACCCCTCTGCCGCCGCACCACAACGTGCCGGTCCTGAGCTGGCTGCTGCTGCGCGGCCGCTGCGGCGAGTGCCGCGCCCCCATCGGGCTGCGCTATCCGGCGGTCGAACTGCTCACGGCCGGCCTGTTCGCGCTGGCCGCCTGGCGCTTCGGCGCCGGCCTGACCGGGCTGGCGGTGATGGCCTGCGGCGCCTTCCTGGTGGCGCTGGCCTTCATCGATGCCGGCACCATGCTGCTGCCCGACGACCTTACCCTGCCGCTCCTGTGGCTGGGCCTGCTGGTCAACCTGAACCACCGCATCGCGCCGCTGCACGACGCGGTGCTGGGCGCGGCCGCCGGCTATGCCGCGCTGTGGCTGATCTTCTGGATCTTCAAATTGGCCACCGGCAAGGAAGGCCTGGGCTACGGCGACTTCAAGCTGATGGCCGCGCTGGGCGCCTGGCTGGGCTGGCAGGCGCTGCCGCTGGTGCTGCTGTCAGCCTGCGCGATGGGCGCCGCGGCGGGCATCGCGCTGGTGCTCGCCGGCCGCCACCAGCGCGGCCAGGCCCTCCCCTTCGGACCTTATCTGGCGATTGCGGGTATGCTGGCGCTGCTGTACGGCAGCGACTGGCTGACCTTCGGCATTTACGACTACTAA
- a CDS encoding tannase/feruloyl esterase family alpha/beta hydrolase: MPEQHSQRPPSRLTRLIGSASAVAALAILAGCAATAVPGQTFTGSLQKTCADLDAMTVPASAIGLPTGGARVTRAETVAAAGDGPKAIGAYCKVLGEIAPADTAAPAIRFQLDLPAQWNGRALMLGGGGYNGTVPDPAGNVPAGPVDRPTPLGQGYATFSSDSGHQANATTSRDGSFGLNDEALRNFAGDAIKKTHDAALSLIAARYGAKPGKTYFAGGSTGGREALLAAGNWPDDFDGVIALYPAWNAVALDLQFGRITRALAQPGAYPSPQQRKLLYDAAMAACDKLDGAADGVISNVDACNAAFDPATATLNGAPLRCPDGGRGDSCLSDAQIAAFKVIATPLRLGYTLASGESSYPGFNAWGANWGTGGAGALQPTILTLGLGTAQPASPMPPVAAGSSPPYHSTFWDQWARYFVTRDPGFDWATLDPQHPGAWQSRIVLLSGLQDANRSDLSAFNARGGKILIAHGTADALVSTQATRQYMERLAKAMGRPRLDGFVRYYEIPGYGHVFGTAFNAAWDSLSLLENWVERGAAPADPVVTDTATVPGRTRPLCVYPAWPQYKGSGDLDQAASFSCTNR, translated from the coding sequence ATGCCCGAGCAGCATTCGCAGCGCCCACCTTCCCGTCTGACACGATTGATCGGCAGCGCCAGCGCCGTTGCCGCATTGGCAATACTGGCAGGCTGCGCCGCCACCGCCGTCCCCGGCCAGACTTTCACGGGTTCCCTGCAGAAGACCTGCGCCGACCTCGACGCCATGACTGTGCCGGCGTCCGCCATCGGCCTGCCTACCGGCGGCGCGCGAGTGACCCGCGCCGAGACGGTGGCCGCCGCCGGCGACGGCCCCAAGGCGATCGGCGCCTACTGCAAGGTGCTCGGCGAGATCGCGCCGGCCGATACTGCGGCGCCGGCGATCCGCTTCCAGCTCGACCTGCCCGCGCAATGGAACGGCCGCGCGCTGATGCTGGGCGGCGGCGGCTACAACGGCACCGTTCCCGATCCTGCCGGCAATGTCCCGGCCGGCCCCGTCGACCGGCCCACGCCCTTGGGCCAGGGGTACGCCACCTTCAGCAGCGACAGCGGCCACCAGGCCAATGCGACCACCTCGCGCGACGGTTCCTTCGGCCTGAACGACGAGGCCCTGCGCAACTTCGCCGGCGATGCCATCAAGAAAACCCACGACGCCGCCTTGTCCCTCATCGCCGCGCGCTATGGCGCCAAGCCCGGCAAGACCTACTTCGCCGGCGGCTCCACCGGCGGGCGCGAAGCGCTGCTGGCGGCCGGCAACTGGCCGGATGACTTCGACGGCGTGATCGCCCTGTACCCTGCCTGGAACGCGGTGGCGCTGGACCTGCAGTTCGGCCGCATCACGCGGGCGCTGGCGCAGCCCGGCGCCTATCCTTCGCCGCAGCAGCGCAAGCTGCTGTATGACGCCGCCATGGCCGCCTGCGACAAGCTGGACGGCGCGGCCGACGGCGTCATCAGCAACGTCGACGCCTGCAACGCCGCCTTCGATCCGGCCACGGCGACGCTCAACGGCGCGCCGCTGCGCTGCCCGGACGGCGGCCGCGGCGACAGTTGCCTGTCCGACGCCCAGATTGCCGCCTTCAAGGTGATCGCCACACCGCTGCGGCTCGGCTACACGCTGGCCAGCGGCGAGAGCAGCTATCCGGGCTTCAACGCCTGGGGCGCCAACTGGGGTACCGGCGGCGCGGGCGCATTGCAACCCACGATCCTGACGCTGGGCCTGGGCACCGCGCAGCCGGCCAGCCCCATGCCGCCGGTGGCCGCCGGCAGCAGCCCGCCCTACCACAGCACGTTCTGGGATCAGTGGGCGCGCTATTTCGTGACGCGTGACCCCGGGTTCGACTGGGCCACACTCGACCCGCAGCATCCCGGCGCCTGGCAATCGCGCATCGTGCTGCTCAGCGGCCTGCAGGACGCAAACCGCAGCGACCTCTCCGCCTTCAACGCGCGCGGCGGCAAGATTCTTATCGCCCACGGCACCGCCGACGCCCTGGTCAGCACCCAGGCCACGCGGCAATACATGGAACGCCTGGCCAAGGCCATGGGGCGCCCGCGGCTCGACGGCTTCGTGCGCTACTACGAGATCCCCGGCTACGGCCACGTCTTCGGCACCGCCTTCAACGCCGCCTGGGATTCGCTGAGCCTGCTGGAAAACTGGGTGGAGCGCGGCGCCGCGCCGGCCGATCCGGTGGTGACCGACACCGCCACCGTGCCGGGCCGCACCCGCCCGCTGTGCGTCTATCCGGCCTGGCCGCAGTACAAGGGCAGCGGCGACCTGGACCAGGCCGCCAGCTTCAGCTGCACGAACCGGTAA
- the rplU gene encoding 50S ribosomal protein L21 — translation MYAVIKTGGKQYKVAAGEKLKVEQIPADIGSEITLDQVLAVGAGETVKFGAPLVAGATVLATVVAQGRHDKVRIFKMRRRKHYQKRQGHRQNYTELQIVSINA, via the coding sequence ATGTACGCGGTCATAAAAACCGGCGGCAAACAATACAAAGTTGCTGCTGGCGAAAAACTCAAAGTAGAACAGATACCGGCTGACATTGGCTCCGAAATCACTTTGGATCAGGTGCTCGCAGTGGGCGCCGGCGAAACCGTCAAGTTCGGTGCGCCGCTGGTCGCAGGTGCAACGGTGCTGGCTACTGTGGTAGCGCAAGGTCGCCATGACAAGGTCCGCATCTTCAAGATGCGTCGTCGCAAGCACTATCAAAAGCGTCAAGGCCACCGTCAGAACTACACCGAACTGCAAATCGTCTCGATCAACGCTTGA
- a CDS encoding HlyC/CorC family transporter produces METVPIWVQALALFILILLSAFFSMTETALMAANRHRLRHLAKQGNRAAITILWLLDRTERLLSLVLIANTAINALATALVTALAIAAFGNHQHVITAATAAVAALLIVFAEIVPKVIGATYPERISLFTGFILKPLMRVAKPLIWFVNIFVTAVLRLLRVKPGARAREQRISPDELRSIVLDGGSFIPQKHKSILLNLFDLEKISVEDVMTPRAQVEALNLAAPIEDILHQLATCYHNKLPVFEGEINHIAGILHVRKTISLFNRDDDITHDDIRSLLAAPYYVPVETDVFTQLQYFQENHERLGIVVDEYGEVQGLVTLEDIIEEMIGEFTTSAPGSSGEGFGWDKDGTCLLEGGATLRDINKRLGLQLPLDGPKTINGLLLEYLQDIPEANVAMKLAGCVIEIVQVQNQAIRMVKLIAAPHAADEGGEDDSMR; encoded by the coding sequence TTGGAAACCGTACCCATATGGGTGCAAGCCCTTGCACTCTTCATCCTGATCCTGCTCTCGGCCTTCTTTTCGATGACCGAGACGGCGCTGATGGCCGCCAACCGCCATCGCCTGCGGCATCTCGCCAAGCAGGGCAACCGCGCCGCCATCACCATCCTCTGGCTGCTTGACCGCACCGAACGCCTGCTTTCGCTGGTGCTGATCGCCAATACCGCGATCAACGCGCTGGCCACCGCGCTGGTGACGGCGCTGGCCATTGCGGCCTTCGGCAACCACCAGCACGTGATCACCGCCGCCACCGCCGCGGTCGCCGCGCTGCTGATCGTCTTCGCCGAGATCGTGCCCAAGGTGATCGGCGCCACCTACCCCGAACGCATCTCGCTGTTCACCGGCTTCATCCTCAAGCCGCTCATGCGCGTGGCCAAGCCGCTGATCTGGTTCGTCAACATCTTCGTCACGGCGGTGCTGCGGCTGCTGCGCGTGAAGCCCGGCGCGCGCGCCAGGGAGCAGCGCATCTCCCCCGACGAACTGCGTTCCATCGTGCTGGACGGCGGCAGCTTCATCCCGCAAAAGCACAAGAGCATCCTGCTGAACCTGTTCGACCTGGAAAAGATTTCGGTGGAAGACGTGATGACGCCGCGCGCCCAGGTCGAAGCGCTGAACCTGGCCGCTCCCATCGAGGACATCCTGCACCAGCTGGCGACCTGCTATCACAACAAGCTGCCGGTGTTCGAGGGCGAGATCAACCACATCGCCGGCATCCTGCACGTGCGCAAGACAATCTCGCTGTTCAACCGCGACGACGACATCACCCACGACGACATCCGCTCGCTGCTGGCCGCGCCCTACTACGTGCCGGTGGAAACCGACGTCTTCACCCAGCTGCAATACTTCCAGGAGAACCACGAGCGCCTGGGCATCGTGGTCGACGAGTACGGCGAAGTGCAGGGCCTGGTGACGCTGGAGGACATCATCGAAGAGATGATCGGCGAATTCACCACCTCCGCGCCCGGGTCCTCGGGCGAAGGCTTCGGCTGGGACAAGGACGGCACCTGCCTGCTGGAGGGCGGCGCCACGCTGCGCGACATCAACAAGCGCCTGGGCCTGCAGCTGCCGCTGGACGGCCCCAAGACCATCAACGGCCTGCTGCTGGAATACCTGCAGGACATCCCCGAGGCCAACGTGGCCATGAAGCTGGCCGGCTGCGTGATCGAGATCGTGCAGGTGCAGAACCAGGCGATCCGCATGGTCAAGCTGATCGCCGCCCCGCACGCGGCGGACGAGGGCGGCGAAGACGACTCCATGCGTTGA
- the cgtA gene encoding Obg family GTPase CgtA, whose product MKFIDEARIEVVAGDGGNGVASFCREKFRPFGGPDGGDGGKGGTIWAVADRNVNTLIDYRYAKLHRAGRGENGRGSDCYGKGADDVFLRMPVGTLIVDNITGEHIADLTHHEQTVMLAKGGEGGWGNIHFKTSTNRAPRQKTEGKEGERRELRLELKVLADVGLLGMPNAGKSTFITAVSNARPKIADYPFTTLHPNLGVVRVSHEKSFVIADIPGLIEGAADGAGLGVQFLRHLQRTGLLLHIVDLAPFNEEVDPVKEAKAIVKELKNYDQSLFDKPRWLVLNKLDVVPEADRAKRVKDFVKRFGWKGPVFEISALNRDGCEDLINEIYSYLETKRAEEHRAEETQMTEEARGISSIDPDDPRFKVID is encoded by the coding sequence ATGAAATTCATCGACGAAGCACGCATTGAAGTCGTGGCCGGCGACGGCGGCAACGGTGTCGCCAGCTTCTGCCGCGAAAAATTCCGCCCGTTCGGCGGCCCTGACGGCGGCGACGGCGGCAAGGGCGGCACCATCTGGGCCGTGGCCGACCGCAACGTCAACACCCTGATCGACTACCGCTACGCCAAGCTGCACCGCGCTGGCCGCGGCGAGAACGGTCGCGGCTCCGATTGCTACGGCAAGGGCGCCGATGACGTGTTCCTGCGCATGCCCGTGGGCACGCTGATCGTGGACAACATTACCGGCGAGCACATCGCCGACCTGACGCACCACGAGCAGACCGTGATGCTGGCCAAGGGCGGCGAAGGCGGCTGGGGCAACATCCACTTCAAGACCTCGACCAACCGCGCCCCGCGCCAGAAGACCGAAGGCAAGGAAGGCGAACGCCGCGAACTGCGCCTGGAGCTGAAGGTGCTGGCCGACGTCGGCCTGCTGGGCATGCCCAACGCCGGCAAGTCGACCTTCATCACCGCCGTGTCCAACGCGCGCCCGAAGATCGCCGACTATCCCTTCACCACGCTGCACCCCAACCTGGGCGTGGTGCGCGTGAGCCATGAAAAGAGCTTCGTGATCGCCGACATCCCCGGCCTGATCGAAGGCGCCGCCGACGGCGCCGGCCTGGGCGTGCAGTTCCTGCGCCACCTGCAGCGCACCGGTTTGCTGCTGCACATCGTCGACCTGGCGCCCTTCAACGAGGAAGTCGACCCGGTCAAGGAAGCCAAGGCCATCGTCAAGGAACTGAAGAACTACGACCAATCCCTGTTCGACAAGCCGCGCTGGCTGGTGTTGAACAAGCTGGACGTGGTGCCCGAAGCCGACCGCGCCAAGCGCGTGAAGGACTTCGTCAAGCGCTTCGGCTGGAAGGGACCGGTATTCGAGATCTCGGCGCTCAATCGCGACGGCTGCGAAGACCTGATCAACGAAATCTACAGCTATCTCGAAACCAAGCGCGCCGAAGAGCATCGCGCCGAAGAGACGCAAATGACCGAGGAAGCCCGCGGCATCTCCAGCATCGATCCGGACGATCCGCGCTTCAAGGTCATCGACTGA
- a CDS encoding type II secretion system F family protein: MLGALGIASAQAWRRLPRLRAQVQRASLGLPLFGPLLRRAAIARWSRTFGTLLGAGVPLLETLETVAGAVGNVVYAEASLAIREAARGGASLHGAMQAAGAFPDLAVQMVAVGEEAGALDAMLDKIAQFNEREVDDAVAALTSLMEPIIMAVLGILIGALVVAMYLPVFRMGSVV; encoded by the coding sequence GTGCTGGGCGCCCTGGGCATCGCTTCGGCGCAAGCCTGGCGCCGCCTGCCGCGCCTGCGGGCGCAGGTCCAGCGCGCCAGCCTCGGGCTGCCGCTGTTCGGCCCGCTGCTGCGCCGGGCCGCCATCGCGCGCTGGAGCCGCACCTTCGGCACCCTGCTGGGCGCCGGCGTGCCGCTGCTGGAGACCCTGGAGACCGTGGCCGGCGCCGTCGGCAACGTGGTCTACGCCGAGGCCAGCCTGGCCATCCGCGAGGCCGCGCGCGGCGGCGCCTCGCTGCACGGCGCCATGCAGGCTGCCGGCGCCTTTCCCGACCTGGCCGTGCAGATGGTGGCCGTAGGCGAGGAGGCCGGGGCGCTGGACGCCATGCTGGACAAGATCGCCCAGTTCAACGAACGGGAGGTCGACGACGCCGTCGCCGCGCTCACCAGCCTGATGGAACCGATTATCATGGCGGTTTTAGGTATCCTGATCGGCGCCCTGGTAGTGGCAATGTACCTGCCGGTCTTCCGTATGGGGTCCGTCGTCTGA
- the coaE gene encoding dephospho-CoA kinase (Dephospho-CoA kinase (CoaE) performs the final step in coenzyme A biosynthesis.), with amino-acid sequence MTSNAQRFTVGLTGGIGSGKTTVANLFGELGASLVDTDAIAHELTVPGGLAIDAIRERFGAGFIDASGAMDRARMRSHVFGNAGARHELEAILHPLIRSQTARAAEAATGAYIIFVVPLLVESGTWVGRTSRVLVVDCEEEVQIGRVMRRNGLQRHEVEAIMAAQASRFARLAVADDVIENNDGNAALPPLVQALHARYLALADAAG; translated from the coding sequence ATGACATCCAATGCGCAGCGCTTCACGGTCGGCCTGACCGGCGGCATCGGCAGCGGCAAGACCACCGTGGCGAACCTGTTCGGCGAACTCGGCGCTTCGCTGGTCGATACCGATGCCATCGCCCATGAACTCACCGTCCCCGGCGGCCTGGCCATCGACGCCATCCGCGAACGCTTCGGCGCCGGCTTCATCGACGCCAGCGGCGCCATGGATCGGGCGCGCATGCGCAGCCACGTGTTCGGCAACGCCGGCGCCCGCCATGAGCTGGAAGCCATCCTGCACCCGCTGATCCGCAGCCAGACCGCGCGCGCGGCCGAGGCCGCCACCGGCGCCTACATCATCTTCGTGGTGCCGCTGCTGGTGGAATCGGGCACCTGGGTCGGCCGCACTTCGCGCGTGCTGGTGGTCGATTGCGAGGAAGAAGTGCAGATCGGGCGCGTCATGCGCCGCAACGGCCTGCAGCGCCATGAGGTGGAAGCCATCATGGCGGCCCAGGCCAGCCGCTTTGCGCGCCTGGCGGTGGCCGACGACGTGATCGAGAACAATGACGGCAATGCGGCGCTGCCGCCGCTGGTGCAGGCGCTGCATGCGCGCTATCTGGCGCTGGCCGACGCCGCCGGCTGA